One stretch of Corynebacterium imitans DNA includes these proteins:
- a CDS encoding DUF4334 domain-containing protein, whose amino-acid sequence MADVRADTLALFDASAPVTPAELTGVWRGAELPTGNVMDGLLEATGWYGKRFTSAEEVDPLLFFGPRGRIVRVNPALMPMGAPPQIFELTKAASRAVRPVVASLRTFHPAARLREVRYRGVVSTAMLYDDLPILDHFRRLNDTTLIGAMDYRKNPDPLFFTLRQVPRDEVPVIR is encoded by the coding sequence ATGGCAGATGTACGAGCGGACACACTCGCGCTTTTCGACGCCTCCGCGCCCGTCACCCCCGCCGAACTCACCGGCGTCTGGCGCGGCGCGGAGCTGCCCACGGGCAACGTGATGGACGGCCTGCTGGAGGCAACCGGCTGGTACGGCAAGCGCTTCACCAGCGCCGAGGAGGTCGACCCGCTGCTGTTTTTCGGACCGCGCGGCCGGATCGTGCGGGTCAACCCGGCGCTGATGCCGATGGGCGCGCCGCCGCAGATCTTCGAGCTGACCAAGGCGGCGAGCCGCGCGGTGCGCCCGGTCGTGGCGTCGCTGCGCACCTTCCACCCGGCCGCGCGCCTGCGCGAGGTGCGCTACCGCGGCGTGGTCAGCACCGCCATGCTTTACGACGACCTGCCCATCCTCGATCACTTCCGCCGCCTCAACGACACCACACTGATCGGCGCGATGGACTACCGCAAAAACCCGGACCCGCTCTTCTTCACGCTACGGCAGGTCCCGCGCGACGAGGTTCCGGTGATCCGCTGA
- a CDS encoding HNH endonuclease signature motif containing protein encodes MTDLDALALVDRCGYDFVAAAAGLELAQLQAHGIQQDRAKQLRDTASVLCGKTSHTKYQARAQEGARVNGHRLDTLAYITRSARSLKDVTKRWHYIDQLCNTAGDLARIRRVAAELKAELQAPEPRTPKARVTHHGDGYATLRLTGPAADVQGVFDAAKNDVTGWLNGGCPKAEYLVRVTANLDLGDYLRIIAGEGNDVQVHFDNGVIVSGEEFVRMQLEEIGAVILIGVMDGPVNAYHARFATPKHREVMLADSTTCTWKGCNAPASECDAHHMVEHQHGGETTPSNLGWLCKYHNSQAARGTRGHTERRDGQITYVSPYGNVTPTGTDHKARADNRKPPD; translated from the coding sequence ATGACAGATTTGGATGCACTTGCTTTGGTTGACCGCTGCGGATACGACTTCGTCGCCGCAGCGGCCGGACTTGAGCTTGCCCAATTACAGGCACACGGCATCCAGCAAGACCGCGCGAAGCAACTCCGCGACACCGCGAGTGTGCTGTGCGGGAAAACCTCGCACACCAAGTACCAGGCCCGCGCCCAAGAAGGCGCACGTGTCAACGGGCATAGGTTGGACACACTTGCCTACATCACCCGCTCCGCCCGCTCCCTCAAGGACGTAACCAAGCGCTGGCACTACATCGATCAGCTTTGTAACACAGCAGGCGACTTGGCGCGCATCCGCCGTGTGGCCGCAGAGCTGAAAGCCGAGCTGCAGGCGCCTGAGCCGCGCACCCCGAAAGCACGGGTCACCCACCACGGCGACGGGTACGCCACCCTGAGACTCACCGGCCCCGCCGCCGACGTCCAAGGCGTCTTTGATGCTGCGAAGAACGACGTGACCGGCTGGCTGAACGGTGGGTGCCCGAAAGCCGAGTACCTGGTGCGGGTGACCGCCAACCTGGACCTGGGTGATTACCTGCGCATCATCGCAGGCGAAGGCAACGACGTCCAGGTGCACTTCGATAACGGAGTGATCGTGAGCGGTGAGGAGTTTGTGCGCATGCAGCTCGAAGAAATCGGCGCGGTCATCTTGATCGGGGTGATGGACGGGCCGGTCAATGCCTACCACGCCCGTTTTGCCACTCCGAAGCACCGGGAGGTCATGCTTGCCGATTCCACCACGTGTACCTGGAAAGGCTGCAACGCTCCCGCATCTGAGTGCGACGCCCACCACATGGTCGAACACCAACACGGAGGAGAGACCACACCCTCCAACCTTGGGTGGTTATGCAAGTACCACAACTCGCAAGCCGCCCGCGGTACCCGGGGACATACCGAACGGCGCGACGGGCAGATCACCTACGTCTCACCCTACGGGAACGTCACCCCCACCGGCACCGACCACAAAGCCCGCGCCGACAACCGCAAACCACCCGACTAA
- a CDS encoding rhomboid family intramembrane serine protease, translating to MQQFAQRLFRGAPVSAAIATACTIVFAVMAAQARSLRDVVWDSVGAYLVLWGPEVRGLGAARAFTAGFVHLDLTHLVLNMLLLAVIGTEVERAVGSGPFALAYAAGVLGSSAAVLGFAFLTPTAGASGALYALMAVFVAIAYRRHVDPRPAIALIAVNVVYTFIAANVSVWGHAGGLVIGALMAWPLTSPNERVRWLSAAAALVGAAGAVAVGAAPATQMLT from the coding sequence ATGCAGCAATTCGCCCAGCGGCTGTTCCGCGGCGCGCCCGTGAGCGCCGCGATCGCGACCGCGTGCACGATCGTGTTCGCGGTGATGGCGGCGCAGGCCCGCTCGCTTCGCGACGTCGTGTGGGATTCCGTCGGCGCCTACCTGGTGCTGTGGGGCCCGGAGGTCCGCGGCCTGGGTGCGGCGCGGGCTTTCACCGCCGGGTTTGTCCACCTGGACCTGACCCACCTGGTGCTCAACATGCTGCTGCTCGCCGTCATCGGCACGGAGGTGGAGCGCGCCGTGGGCAGCGGGCCCTTCGCGCTCGCGTACGCGGCGGGGGTGCTGGGTTCTTCGGCGGCGGTGCTCGGGTTTGCGTTTCTCACCCCGACCGCGGGGGCGTCGGGCGCGCTGTACGCGCTGATGGCGGTCTTCGTCGCCATTGCTTATCGACGCCACGTCGACCCCCGCCCCGCCATCGCGCTCATCGCCGTCAATGTGGTCTATACGTTCATTGCCGCGAACGTGAGCGTGTGGGGGCACGCCGGCGGGCTGGTCATCGGCGCGCTCATGGCGTGGCCGCTGACCTCGCCGAACGAGCGCGTGCGGTGGCTGAGCGCTGCCGCGGCGCTGGTTGGCGCGGCCGGCGCGGTTGCGGTTGGCGCGGCACCCGCCACGCAGATGCTGACGTAG
- a CDS encoding TetR/AcrR family transcriptional regulator — MRSDARAKRDQIITAATEQFRTRPNSAVTLEAVAKDAGVGIATLYRHFPSRTALRQACALRFIDELDVLLGKTLTDFSADPEGNWERFIWQLVDAGVGILVGALAPEHPADSERLDEFFNHVQVLLDTAAPHGLVSPDATPIELASELIVVTRPMDETLTALFPDVRERLVRHLLTAWRVSAQP, encoded by the coding sequence ATGCGATCAGACGCGCGCGCAAAGCGCGACCAAATCATCACAGCTGCCACCGAGCAGTTCCGGACCCGCCCGAACTCCGCAGTCACCCTAGAGGCCGTAGCCAAAGACGCAGGCGTTGGCATCGCTACACTCTACCGGCACTTCCCCAGCCGCACCGCGCTGCGACAGGCGTGCGCGCTGCGCTTTATCGACGAACTCGACGTCCTCCTCGGCAAAACACTCACCGACTTCTCCGCCGACCCAGAAGGCAATTGGGAGCGCTTCATCTGGCAACTTGTCGACGCCGGCGTAGGCATCCTCGTCGGCGCCCTCGCCCCCGAGCACCCCGCCGACTCCGAACGGCTCGACGAATTTTTCAACCACGTCCAAGTCCTCCTCGACACGGCCGCGCCGCACGGGTTGGTTAGTCCTGACGCCACGCCCATCGAGCTTGCCTCCGAACTCATCGTGGTGACCCGCCCCATGGACGAGACGCTGACCGCGCTGTTTCCCGACGTCCGCGAACGCCTCGTCCGCCACCTCCTCACCGCCTGGCGAGTTTCAGCCCAACCCTAG
- a CDS encoding methylenetetrahydrofolate reductase, with amino-acid sequence MRGTLPSTRLSASAPLDSLGEAPVTPQRRARTALSFELIPPRHDADSGKIDELIAGLAAYNPDYVAVTSSRRSDWLTGTAALIARVAETTNLRPIAHLACTAGTREELVTWIRTLIDAGVRGFLALRGDLPETGMPAHYLQHATDLLNLIQDVEDEEAFRLAAGKLALSVACYPSGHAESKNFDEDLDVLLAKQRLGADFAITQLFFNAQDYLDFVEVARLAGVRIPLIPGIMPMTSLKRVQRMGELSGIAVPECVTRTLAQATTPEEEYELGMQMSAQLANTILDAGTGGLHVYTHNNLAVTQDLLDRIGIVQPAGHSLI; translated from the coding sequence ATGCGTGGGACCCTCCCTTCGACCCGACTGTCGGCCTCGGCACCGCTCGACAGCCTCGGCGAAGCACCGGTCACGCCGCAGCGCCGCGCGCGCACGGCACTGAGCTTCGAGCTCATCCCGCCCCGCCACGACGCGGACTCCGGGAAGATCGACGAGCTCATCGCGGGCCTCGCCGCCTACAACCCCGACTACGTCGCCGTGACCAGCTCGCGGCGCAGCGACTGGCTCACCGGCACCGCCGCGCTGATCGCGCGCGTCGCCGAGACGACCAACCTGCGCCCGATCGCGCACCTCGCCTGCACCGCGGGCACGCGCGAGGAGCTGGTCACGTGGATTCGCACGCTTATCGACGCCGGCGTCCGCGGCTTCCTCGCCCTCCGCGGCGACCTGCCCGAGACCGGCATGCCAGCGCACTACCTCCAGCACGCCACCGACCTGCTCAACCTGATCCAGGACGTGGAGGACGAGGAGGCGTTCCGGCTCGCGGCCGGCAAGTTGGCGCTGTCGGTGGCGTGCTACCCGTCGGGGCACGCGGAGTCGAAGAACTTCGACGAGGACTTGGACGTGTTGCTGGCGAAGCAGCGCCTCGGCGCGGACTTTGCTATCACGCAGCTGTTTTTCAACGCGCAGGACTATCTCGACTTTGTTGAGGTGGCCCGCCTGGCTGGGGTCCGCATCCCGCTGATACCCGGCATTATGCCCATGACCAGCCTCAAGCGCGTGCAGCGGATGGGCGAGCTCTCCGGCATCGCGGTGCCGGAGTGCGTGACCCGCACGCTTGCGCAGGCAACCACGCCGGAGGAGGAGTACGAGCTGGGCATGCAGATGTCCGCGCAGCTCGCCAACACCATCCTGGACGCCGGCACCGGCGGCCTGCACGTGTACACGCACAACAATCTCGCGGTCACCCAGGACCTCCTGGACCGCATTGGGATTGTCCAGCCCGCTGGCCATTCCCTGATTTAG
- a CDS encoding peptidylprolyl isomerase: MTQKTQTMTLHTNHGDIVIDLFGNHAPKTVEIITGLAKGTQEYSAANASGSNEGPFYDGAIFHRIIPGFMIQGGDPTGTGTGGPGFTFADEFHPELTFDRPYLLAMANAGPGTNGSQFFITVDATPWLNNRHTIFGEVTDEASKKVVDELANVQTGRMDRPVEDVVIESVEVSE, translated from the coding sequence ATGACTCAAAAGACGCAGACGATGACCCTGCACACCAACCACGGCGACATCGTGATTGACCTGTTTGGCAACCACGCGCCGAAGACCGTGGAGATCATCACCGGCCTGGCCAAGGGCACCCAGGAGTACTCGGCGGCCAACGCCTCCGGTTCGAACGAGGGCCCGTTCTACGACGGTGCGATTTTCCACCGCATCATCCCCGGCTTCATGATCCAGGGCGGTGACCCGACCGGCACCGGCACCGGCGGCCCCGGCTTCACCTTCGCCGACGAGTTCCACCCGGAGCTCACCTTCGACCGTCCGTACCTGCTGGCCATGGCGAACGCCGGCCCGGGCACCAACGGCTCCCAGTTCTTCATCACCGTGGATGCGACCCCGTGGCTGAACAACCGCCACACCATCTTCGGTGAGGTCACGGATGAGGCGTCCAAGAAGGTCGTCGACGAGCTGGCGAACGTGCAGACCGGCCGCATGGACCGCCCCGTCGAGGACGTGGTGATCGAGTCCGTCGAGGTCTCCGAGTAG
- the metE gene encoding 5-methyltetrahydropteroyltriglutamate--homocysteine S-methyltransferase, producing MSKATTPFPKATIEGYPRIGANRELKRALESYWAGRIDAETFRSSTHALRVDNYNHLRDLGLTEDYAIPADVAYYDQVLETGLTVGLIPGGTDLDEEFALARGNDSRVPLEMTKWFDTNYHYLVPEIAAGQDITPAPERILAIVEEAREAGHTVRPFLVGPVTLIALSKPAEWSLLPSLVDAYATVLSALREAGVEWIQLAEPALVADLDTPDAELAKHLREAYTTLLGAENRPNVYLTTPYGATREALPVLAELAPEALHVDLAPWTLDQDAEYPQRIAEAVPAKTQLVAGLIDGRNVWAANLRERSEVLAALGDRPVAVSTSTSLQHVPHTLKAEKNLPVDVATWLSFADEKVAEIQALVAGEEGAKEAFAQSDRAVRTRAESTTIHNQAVVDRVAKLPEGAVKREPAFEERNPLQREALGLPALPTTTIGSFPQTQEIRKARADHKAGTLDDAAYQEALRTEIKNVIELQEEIGIDVLVHGEAERNDMVQYFAELLDGFVVTENGWVQSYGSRCTRPPIVVGDVSRPAAMTVEWAKYAQSLSEKPVKGMLTGPVTILAWSFKRDDVPLSVSADQIGVALADEVRDLEEAGIKVIQIDEPALRELLPLRADDRKSYLDWAVRAFRLVALQAEPTTQIHTHLCYSEFGQIIDAVAALDADVTSIEAARSKMELLEDLDESFHSEIGPGVWDIHSPRVPSTEEIAGLLRAALKNVPTERLWVNPDCGLKTRGYAEVEPSLRNLVAARDEVVSGL from the coding sequence GTGTCGAAAGCGACTACACCGTTTCCCAAGGCCACGATCGAGGGCTACCCGCGCATCGGCGCGAACCGCGAGCTGAAGCGCGCGCTTGAGAGCTACTGGGCGGGCCGCATTGACGCGGAGACCTTCCGCTCTTCCACGCACGCGCTGCGCGTGGACAATTACAACCACCTGCGCGACCTGGGCCTGACCGAGGACTACGCCATCCCGGCCGACGTCGCCTACTACGACCAGGTGCTTGAGACCGGCCTGACGGTCGGCCTGATCCCGGGCGGCACTGACCTGGACGAGGAGTTCGCACTCGCCCGCGGCAACGATTCCCGCGTCCCGCTGGAGATGACCAAGTGGTTCGACACGAACTACCACTACCTGGTGCCGGAGATCGCCGCAGGTCAGGACATTACCCCTGCGCCCGAGCGCATCCTGGCGATCGTCGAGGAAGCCCGCGAGGCCGGCCACACCGTCCGCCCGTTCCTGGTCGGCCCGGTCACGCTGATCGCCCTGTCGAAGCCGGCCGAGTGGTCGCTGCTGCCTTCGCTTGTCGACGCCTACGCCACCGTCCTTTCCGCCCTGCGCGAAGCCGGCGTCGAGTGGATCCAGCTGGCCGAGCCGGCACTTGTCGCCGACCTGGACACCCCGGACGCCGAGCTGGCGAAGCACCTGCGCGAGGCCTACACCACCCTGCTGGGTGCGGAGAACCGCCCGAACGTGTACCTGACCACCCCATACGGCGCGACCCGCGAGGCGCTGCCGGTGCTGGCCGAGCTCGCCCCGGAGGCGCTGCACGTCGACCTCGCGCCGTGGACGCTGGACCAGGACGCCGAGTACCCGCAGCGCATCGCCGAGGCCGTCCCGGCTAAGACCCAGCTGGTCGCGGGCCTGATCGACGGCCGCAACGTGTGGGCCGCGAACCTGCGCGAGCGCTCCGAGGTGCTCGCAGCGCTCGGCGATCGCCCAGTCGCCGTGTCCACCTCCACCTCCCTGCAGCACGTGCCGCACACGCTGAAGGCGGAGAAGAACCTGCCGGTCGACGTCGCTACTTGGCTTTCGTTTGCGGACGAGAAGGTCGCCGAGATCCAGGCGCTCGTCGCTGGCGAGGAGGGCGCGAAGGAGGCGTTTGCCCAGTCGGATCGCGCGGTGCGCACCCGCGCTGAGTCGACCACGATTCACAACCAGGCGGTCGTGGATCGCGTCGCCAAGCTGCCGGAGGGCGCGGTCAAGCGCGAGCCGGCCTTCGAGGAGCGCAACCCGCTGCAGCGCGAGGCACTCGGCCTGCCGGCACTGCCGACCACCACGATCGGCTCCTTCCCGCAGACCCAGGAAATCCGCAAGGCGCGCGCCGACCACAAGGCAGGCACGCTTGACGACGCCGCCTACCAGGAAGCCCTCCGCACCGAAATCAAGAACGTCATCGAGCTGCAGGAAGAGATCGGCATCGACGTCCTCGTCCACGGCGAGGCCGAGCGCAACGACATGGTGCAGTACTTCGCCGAGCTTCTCGACGGCTTCGTGGTCACCGAGAACGGCTGGGTCCAGTCCTATGGCTCCCGCTGCACCCGCCCGCCGATCGTGGTTGGTGACGTCTCCCGCCCGGCCGCGATGACCGTCGAGTGGGCCAAGTACGCCCAGTCCCTGTCGGAGAAGCCGGTCAAGGGTATGCTCACTGGCCCGGTGACCATCCTCGCATGGTCGTTTAAGCGCGACGACGTGCCGCTGAGCGTCTCCGCCGACCAGATCGGTGTCGCGCTTGCCGACGAGGTCCGCGACCTCGAGGAAGCCGGCATCAAGGTCATCCAGATCGACGAGCCCGCCCTGCGCGAACTGCTGCCGCTGCGCGCCGACGACCGCAAGTCCTACCTGGACTGGGCAGTGCGCGCCTTCCGTCTCGTCGCGCTGCAGGCGGAGCCGACCACGCAGATTCACACCCACTTGTGCTACTCCGAGTTCGGTCAGATCATCGACGCCGTCGCAGCGCTCGACGCCGACGTGACCTCCATCGAGGCAGCCCGTTCCAAGATGGAGCTGCTCGAGGACCTGGACGAGTCCTTCCACTCCGAGATCGGCCCGGGCGTGTGGGACATCCACTCCCCGCGCGTGCCGTCGACCGAGGAGATCGCCGGCCTGCTGCGCGCCGCGCTGAAGAACGTGCCGACCGAGCGCCTCTGGGTCAACCCGGACTGCGGCCTGAAGACCCGCGGCTACGCCGAGGTCGAGCCCTCGCTGCGCAACCTGGTCGCCGCTCGCGACGAGGTCGTTTCCGGCCTGTAA